In Armatimonadota bacterium, the sequence GCGCCTGCCGCCCGCCGCCGGAGCGGCGATCGCCTTGCCCGTGCTGGTGGGCGTCGCGATCCAGCCCCTAGCCCCCTCGCTGGGACGGGCGCTGACGGCCAACGCGTTCTTGGTCGGCGTCATGGTCTTCGCGTTCCTGGGCGTGCTCACGATGCTGTACTATCTCAACGCGCGCGACGTCCCCAGGGGCGGTCGCGTGCTGGCGGTGGTCGCCGTGATCCTGCTGGGCGACCTGGGGACGTTTGCCATGGCAATTCTCGGCTTGCTGGACCTGTGGTTCGATCTGCGGAAGATCGGGCCACGCGCCCCACAGTCAGCGCAGGAGACCGAGCAGGAATGAAGGTCATCCTGTCCCGCGACGTGCCTTCGCTCGGCCGCGCTGGGGTTGTGGTCGAGGTCAAGGAGGGGTACGCACGCAACTACCTGTTCCCGCGCGGGCTGGCGGTCGAAGCGACGGAAGGCCGGATGCGGGCGCTGGCACGGGAGCGGGCCGCGGGCGAGCGGCGCATCGCCCGCGAGCGCGAGGAAGCGGCGCGTATGGCCGCGGCGTTGACGAGCACGCCACTGGTCATCGCTGCCCGGGGCGGCAGCCAGGGGAGGCTGTTCGGCGCGGTCACCGCCCAGGACATCGCTGACGCCTTGCGGCAGCGGGGGTTTGCGATCTCGAAAAAGCAGATCGCGCTTGACGATCCGATCAAGGTCGCCGGCTCGTACTCGGTGACGGTCCACCT encodes:
- the rplI gene encoding 50S ribosomal protein L9, producing the protein MKVILSRDVPSLGRAGVVVEVKEGYARNYLFPRGLAVEATEGRMRALARERAAGERRIAREREEAARMAAALTSTPLVIAARGGSQGRLFGAVTAQDIADALRQRGFAISKKQIALDDPIKVAGSYSVTVHLDHSQQARVQVIVEVRG